Proteins encoded within one genomic window of Bacillus sp. 1NLA3E:
- a CDS encoding GntP family permease gives MPLLIVAVGILALLGLIMGFKLNTFISLIIVSFGVALALGMPLEEIVKTIEAGLGGTLGHLALIFGLGAMLGKLIADSGGAQRIAMTLVNKFGEKNIQWAVVAASFIIGIALFFEVGLVLLIPIVFAISKEIKVSILYLGIPMAAALSVTHGFLPPHPGPTVIAGEYGADLGEVLLYGFIIAIPTVILAGPIFTKLAKKLVPASFSKTGNIASLGDQKVFKLEDTPGFGISVFTAMLPVILMSIATIITLLQKTMGFEDNSLLAIIRFIGDASTSMLISLLVAVYTMGLARKIPIKTVMESCTTAITHIGMMLLIIGGGGAFKQVLINGGVGDYVAELFKGTSLSPILLAWVIAAILRISLGSATVAALTTAGLVIPMLGQSDVNLALVVLATGAGSLIASHVNDAGFWMFKEYFGLSMKETFATWTLLESIISVAGLAFILLLSLFV, from the coding sequence ATGCCATTACTAATTGTTGCAGTTGGGATTTTAGCATTACTAGGATTAATTATGGGCTTCAAATTAAACACTTTCATTTCATTAATCATTGTATCGTTCGGAGTTGCTTTAGCACTTGGGATGCCATTAGAGGAAATTGTCAAAACAATTGAAGCAGGTTTAGGCGGAACACTTGGTCATTTAGCATTAATTTTCGGACTTGGAGCGATGTTAGGCAAGTTGATTGCCGATTCTGGAGGCGCTCAACGGATTGCGATGACCCTTGTCAACAAATTCGGTGAAAAAAATATTCAATGGGCTGTCGTGGCTGCTTCCTTCATTATCGGTATCGCCTTATTTTTTGAAGTAGGATTAGTGTTATTAATTCCAATTGTCTTTGCAATTTCTAAAGAAATAAAGGTTTCTATTCTGTATCTTGGTATACCGATGGCAGCAGCTTTATCCGTGACACACGGTTTCTTACCTCCACATCCAGGACCAACAGTTATTGCGGGTGAATATGGGGCGGATCTAGGTGAGGTTTTACTTTACGGTTTCATTATTGCAATCCCAACGGTCATTTTAGCTGGACCAATATTTACTAAGCTTGCTAAAAAACTCGTGCCTGCATCATTCTCGAAAACTGGTAATATTGCCTCTTTAGGGGATCAAAAAGTATTTAAACTTGAAGACACACCTGGTTTTGGGATCAGTGTATTCACTGCAATGCTTCCGGTTATTTTAATGTCAATTGCTACAATTATTACTTTGCTTCAAAAAACAATGGGATTTGAAGATAATAGTTTACTAGCAATAATCCGTTTTATTGGTGATGCATCGACGTCGATGTTGATATCGTTATTAGTGGCTGTCTATACAATGGGATTGGCAAGGAAAATCCCAATCAAAACCGTAATGGAATCCTGTACAACAGCGATTACACATATTGGGATGATGCTGTTAATCATCGGGGGCGGCGGAGCCTTCAAACAGGTATTAATTAATGGCGGTGTAGGAGACTACGTAGCCGAATTATTCAAAGGAACTTCATTATCACCAATCTTGCTAGCCTGGGTCATCGCAGCAATCTTACGAATTTCCTTAGGTTCTGCTACAGTTGCTGCTTTAACAACTGCTGGTTTGGTGATTCCAATGTTAGGACAATCGGATGTAAACCTTGCTTTAGTTGTACTTGCAACAGGAGCTGGTAGCTTAATCGCTTCACATGTTAATGATGCTGGTTTCTGGATGTTTAAAGAGTATTTTGGTTTAAGTATGAAAGAAACATTTGCAACATGGACATTACTAGAGTCGATTATTTCGGTAGCTGGACTAGCGTTTATCCTATTACTAAGTTTATTCGTATAA
- the gntK gene encoding gluconokinase — protein MTSYMLGIDIGTTSTKAVLFTEIGEVIQQESIGYPLYTPDISTAEQNPDEIFQAVLQAISNITKHHSQKKLSFISFSSAMHSVIAMDENDQPLTPCITWADNRSEAWAHKIKGELNGHEIYKRTGTPIHPMSPLSKITWIVNECTEIAANAKKYIGIKEYIFKKLFDQYVVDYSLASAMGMMNLKTLDWDEEALKIAGITRGQLSELVPTTKIYSNCHPHLAKQIGIDPQTPFVIGASDGVLSNLGVNAIRKGEIAVTIGTSGAIRTIIDQPQTDEKGRIFCYCLTEKHWVIGGPVNNGGMVLRWIRDEFASSEIETAKRLGIDPYEVLTKIAERVRPGADGLLFHPYLSGERAPLWNPDVRGSFFGLTMSHKKEHMIRAALEGVIYNLYTVFLALIECMEGPVTRIQATGGFARSNVWRQMMSDIFESEVVVPESYESSCLGACILGLYATKKIDSFEVASKMIGSTYTHTPKEDAAREYRQLLPIFINLSRVLENDYSRIANYQRSLVNKHN, from the coding sequence ATGACTAGCTATATGTTAGGTATAGATATTGGTACAACAAGTACCAAAGCTGTTTTATTTACTGAAATAGGCGAAGTTATCCAACAAGAGAGTATTGGTTACCCTCTTTACACACCTGATATATCTACAGCCGAACAAAACCCGGACGAAATTTTCCAAGCTGTCTTACAAGCCATTTCGAATATAACGAAACACCATTCTCAAAAAAAGCTATCATTTATTTCATTTAGTAGTGCTATGCATAGTGTTATTGCCATGGATGAAAATGACCAACCGCTGACCCCCTGTATCACCTGGGCTGATAATCGCAGTGAAGCATGGGCACATAAAATTAAAGGTGAATTAAATGGTCATGAAATCTACAAACGAACGGGGACACCGATTCACCCCATGTCACCACTAAGTAAAATTACTTGGATTGTGAATGAATGCACTGAGATCGCTGCCAACGCTAAAAAGTATATCGGGATTAAAGAATATATCTTTAAAAAGCTTTTTGATCAATATGTTGTTGATTATTCCTTAGCTTCAGCCATGGGTATGATGAATCTCAAAACCTTGGATTGGGATGAAGAAGCATTAAAAATTGCTGGTATAACACGAGGGCAACTATCTGAGCTTGTACCAACCACAAAGATATATAGCAACTGTCATCCACATTTAGCAAAACAGATTGGAATCGATCCCCAAACACCCTTTGTCATTGGCGCAAGTGATGGAGTTCTTTCTAATTTAGGTGTAAATGCGATTAGAAAAGGTGAGATAGCGGTCACCATTGGGACAAGCGGTGCCATTCGAACCATTATTGACCAGCCGCAAACAGACGAAAAGGGAAGAATATTCTGTTATTGCCTTACAGAAAAGCATTGGGTAATTGGTGGACCTGTAAACAATGGTGGGATGGTCCTTCGCTGGATTAGGGATGAGTTTGCCTCATCTGAAATAGAAACAGCAAAACGATTAGGAATTGATCCATACGAAGTATTAACCAAGATTGCTGAACGTGTAAGACCAGGTGCTGATGGATTATTATTCCACCCATACCTCTCAGGTGAACGTGCTCCCTTATGGAATCCAGATGTACGAGGTTCATTTTTTGGTTTAACAATGTCTCATAAGAAAGAACATATGATTCGAGCAGCCCTAGAGGGCGTCATTTATAATTTATACACAGTATTTTTAGCCTTAATCGAATGCATGGAAGGACCTGTTACCCGAATCCAAGCCACAGGAGGTTTCGCACGGTCGAATGTTTGGCGTCAAATGATGTCCGATATATTCGAATCTGAAGTAGTGGTTCCAGAAAGCTACGAAAGTTCGTGTCTTGGTGCTTGTATTTTAGGTCTATATGCCACTAAGAAAATTGACTCTTTTGAGGTAGCTTCCAAAATGATTGGTAGTACCTACACACACACACCTAAAGAAGATGCCGCAAGAGAATATAGACAATTGTTGCCAATCTTTATTAACTTATCCAGAGTATTGGAAAACGATTATTCAAGGATTGCAAATTATCAAAGAAGCTTAGTAAATAAACACAACTAG
- a CDS encoding TetR/AcrR family transcriptional regulator, which yields MRKIAPEERLIMRQSYVKKIINVIRTQGFLSLTIQDIAHLMNMSRASLYNYFSSKEDIVMELTNFCITYIYEAGQTISNEELSYPLRLQKVFEQAVFSAFYASDIYLNDLKRSCAPLYEKKMQSRKEQLSTLHSFYRSGMNEGIFNELNPALLIMQDETVLRRLANSPFLMEEELSLKQALCDYYEAKKFQVLRPKFLKNRDNEDTTEMVDRILQKLVMA from the coding sequence TTGAGAAAAATCGCACCTGAAGAAAGACTGATAATGCGACAATCCTATGTAAAAAAAATTATAAATGTGATTCGGACTCAGGGATTCCTATCCCTTACCATTCAAGATATTGCTCACTTGATGAATATGAGCCGAGCGTCCCTATATAACTACTTTTCTTCAAAGGAAGACATCGTCATGGAATTGACCAATTTCTGCATCACTTATATCTATGAAGCCGGTCAAACGATTTCCAATGAAGAATTATCCTATCCACTTCGTCTGCAAAAAGTGTTTGAACAAGCTGTTTTTTCAGCTTTTTATGCCTCAGATATTTATTTGAATGATCTAAAGAGAAGCTGTGCGCCTCTTTATGAAAAAAAGATGCAGTCAAGAAAAGAACAATTGTCCACCCTTCATTCATTTTATCGTAGTGGCATGAATGAAGGAATTTTTAATGAGCTGAATCCTGCGCTCCTCATTATGCAAGATGAAACTGTATTAAGAAGACTGGCGAATTCCCCTTTTTTAATGGAAGAGGAACTCTCATTGAAACAGGCTCTGTGCGATTATTATGAGGCGAAAAAGTTCCAGGTGCTGAGGCCCAAATTCTTAAAAAACAGGGATAACGAGGATACTACTGAAATGGTGGATCGCATTCTTCAAAAACTTGTAATGGCTTAA
- a CDS encoding nitroreductase family protein, whose translation MNTKQKINDFNQIIKGRRSIKNYDKSVKISHEEMEEILTLATLAPSSVNMQPWRFLVIESAEGKAKLAPLARFNQNQVETSSAVIAVFGDLNNFDNAEEIYGKAVEMGLLPLEVKEQILTSFSGYFETISREDMKDVVLVDGGLVSMQLMLAARAFGYDTNPIGGYEKDQIAEAFGLDKNRYVPVMLISIGKAADNGHPSVRLPIDKIAQWK comes from the coding sequence ATGAATACTAAACAAAAAATTAATGACTTCAATCAAATTATCAAAGGACGCCGTTCAATAAAAAATTACGATAAATCCGTAAAAATCAGCCATGAAGAAATGGAAGAGATCCTAACATTAGCGACACTTGCTCCATCTTCTGTTAACATGCAGCCATGGCGCTTTCTTGTGATTGAAAGTGCAGAAGGAAAGGCGAAACTTGCACCACTTGCGCGATTTAATCAAAATCAGGTAGAAACATCTTCTGCCGTCATTGCCGTATTTGGTGATCTGAATAATTTTGATAATGCCGAAGAAATATACGGTAAAGCAGTGGAGATGGGGCTTTTACCTTTAGAAGTAAAAGAACAAATTCTTACATCATTCTCTGGATATTTTGAAACCATTTCACGAGAAGATATGAAAGATGTTGTTTTGGTGGATGGCGGGCTTGTGTCTATGCAGTTAATGTTAGCCGCACGCGCTTTTGGATATGATACAAATCCAATCGGGGGCTATGAAAAGGACCAAATTGCAGAAGCATTTGGATTGGATAAAAATCGTTACGTTCCAGTTATGCTGATCTCAATCGGTAAAGCAGCTGATAATGGACATCCATCCGTTCGTCTTCCAATTGATAAAATCGCACAATGGAAGTAA
- a CDS encoding GntR family transcriptional regulator — protein MAEAREFLYPEKWLSKASAGDRVTYELRMRIISGMIESGTILSENKLATDFAVSRSPIREALKILASENIIRLERMGAVVIGLTEKEIEEIYDVRLLIETFVFERLVRIDTSELVKELSKILEMMKVAIKYQDADEFSYQDVLFHETIIRAINHSYILMIWNNLKPVMESFILLSMRARFKDKYDDFARIIKNHQLYIEAIKTKERALMIESLHENFDDVQGKVEDLWMSQQLLSKGVEQEND, from the coding sequence ATGGCCGAAGCAAGGGAATTCCTATATCCTGAAAAATGGCTTTCAAAAGCTTCAGCAGGTGACCGAGTAACATACGAGCTTCGAATGCGAATTATTTCTGGGATGATTGAAAGCGGTACCATCTTGTCTGAAAATAAATTAGCTACAGATTTTGCTGTAAGTCGGTCACCCATCCGTGAAGCCTTAAAAATACTAGCATCTGAAAATATAATTCGATTAGAAAGAATGGGTGCAGTTGTCATTGGTTTAACAGAAAAAGAAATAGAAGAAATTTATGATGTCCGTTTACTAATAGAAACGTTTGTATTTGAACGACTTGTAAGGATAGACACGAGTGAGTTAGTAAAGGAACTTAGTAAAATACTTGAAATGATGAAAGTTGCCATTAAATATCAAGATGCTGATGAATTTTCATATCAAGATGTTTTATTCCATGAAACGATTATTCGTGCAATTAATCATTCTTATATCCTGATGATCTGGAATAATTTAAAACCCGTTATGGAAAGTTTCATTCTTTTATCAATGCGCGCACGATTCAAGGACAAATATGATGATTTTGCAAGGATTATAAAAAATCATCAGCTTTATATTGAAGCAATCAAAACAAAAGAAAGAGCCCTTATGATTGAGTCTTTACACGAAAATTTTGATGATGTTCAAGGTAAAGTAGAAGACCTATGGATGTCACAACAACTGCTATCTAAAGGAGTAGAACAAGAAAATGACTAG
- the gnd gene encoding decarboxylating NADP(+)-dependent phosphogluconate dehydrogenase yields MFNTIGVIGLGVMGSNIALNMASKEEKVAVYNYTRDLTDQLVEKSKNRWINPYYEIQEFVQSLKTPRKIFLMVTAGKPIDSVIRSLVPFLEEGDIIMDGGNSHYEDTERRYDDLKAKGIDYLGIGISGGEVGALKGPSIMPGGDKEAYEKVAPIFTKIAAQVEGDPCCVYMGPKGAGHFVKMVHNGIEYADMQLITEAYTFLRERLHLPVNEIADIFETWNQGELNSYLIEISAEILRKKDELTGLPLIDVILDKVGQKGTGKWTSIQAIDNGIPSSIITESLFARYISSLKEERIFAEKILTGPENGQMSLDKELWIEYIRQALYMGKVCAYAQGFTQYKTTSELYDWDLPLKDIALIFRGGCIIRAEFLNVISEAYQAQVNLANLLIAPYFSEKVKEYQFGLRKVVCEGINSGISFPCLGASLTYYDSYRTAMSNANMLQAQRDYFGAHTYERSDLTGIFHTNW; encoded by the coding sequence ATGTTCAATACAATTGGTGTCATTGGTTTAGGGGTAATGGGCAGTAATATCGCTTTAAACATGGCTAGTAAAGAAGAAAAAGTTGCTGTATACAATTACACAAGGGATTTAACCGATCAACTTGTCGAAAAAAGTAAAAATCGGTGGATCAATCCGTACTACGAAATTCAAGAGTTTGTTCAGTCTTTAAAAACTCCAAGAAAGATTTTTCTCATGGTCACAGCTGGTAAACCGATAGATTCAGTGATTCGTTCATTAGTTCCTTTTCTTGAAGAAGGCGATATTATCATGGACGGTGGTAACTCCCATTACGAGGATACTGAACGAAGATATGATGATTTGAAGGCTAAAGGAATCGATTATTTAGGGATTGGTATTTCTGGTGGCGAAGTCGGGGCTTTAAAAGGCCCTTCGATTATGCCAGGTGGGGATAAGGAAGCATATGAAAAAGTAGCCCCCATTTTCACAAAAATTGCAGCCCAAGTGGAAGGTGACCCTTGCTGTGTTTATATGGGGCCAAAAGGTGCCGGTCACTTCGTAAAAATGGTCCATAACGGGATTGAGTATGCAGATATGCAACTAATCACCGAGGCCTATACTTTTTTAAGAGAAAGGTTACATTTGCCCGTTAATGAAATTGCTGACATTTTTGAAACATGGAATCAAGGAGAACTGAATAGTTATTTAATCGAAATTTCGGCTGAGATTTTAAGGAAAAAGGATGAATTAACGGGCTTACCACTGATTGATGTGATTCTTGATAAAGTAGGACAAAAAGGAACAGGTAAATGGACGAGCATTCAAGCAATAGATAACGGGATCCCATCATCTATTATCACAGAGTCTTTGTTCGCCCGCTATATATCCTCTTTAAAAGAAGAACGGATTTTTGCAGAAAAAATCTTAACAGGGCCAGAGAATGGTCAGATGAGCTTAGATAAAGAGTTGTGGATTGAATACATTAGACAAGCATTATATATGGGTAAAGTTTGTGCCTATGCGCAAGGGTTCACACAATATAAAACAACTTCAGAACTTTATGACTGGGATTTGCCATTAAAAGATATTGCCCTTATTTTCCGTGGTGGTTGTATCATTCGTGCTGAATTTTTAAACGTAATCAGCGAAGCCTATCAAGCACAAGTGAATCTAGCTAATCTGCTAATCGCTCCCTATTTTTCGGAAAAGGTTAAAGAATATCAATTTGGATTACGAAAGGTTGTCTGTGAGGGAATTAATTCTGGTATCTCGTTTCCATGTTTAGGTGCTTCCCTTACTTATTACGATAGTTATCGGACAGCCATGTCAAATGCCAACATGTTGCAAGCACAACGTGATTATTTTGGTGCTCATACTTATGAACGAAGTGACTTAACAGGTATCTTTCACACTAACTGGTAG
- the acsA gene encoding acetate--CoA ligase — translation MKSALEVTTIESIDTNANLQNYENVAKEMDWKNVEQHFTWSTTGKVNMIYEAIDRHVDEGKGDKKAFIYCDDSRNEEYTFSDLRNLSCKFANGLRSYGVEKGDRAFIFMPRSPELYIAMLGILRIGAIAGPMFEAFMEEAVKDRLLDSGAKVVVTTPELLKRIPVKDLPDLQYVILVGADEATADNQILYQNLLASSDEYVIEWVDREDGMLLIYTSGSTGKPKGVLQVHDAMIHQYLAGKWVYDLKEDDVYWCTADPGWVTGTSAGMWSPWLNGVTNVLRGGRFDANEWFSTLEKYQVSVWFSAPTAFRLLMSSGNELPKKYDISKLRHILSAGEPLNPEVIRWGLETLNLRIHDNWWMTETGSSICANFRCNPIRPGSMGKPLPGIEVSIIDDHGNELPPNHMGNLAIKPQWPAMVRTIWNHPDRYEQYFLKGWFITGDSAYKDTDGYFWFEGRVDDVINTSGERVGPFEVESKLVEHPAVAEAGVIGVPDPVRGEIIKAFITLRPGYVESQELLDDIRNLVKTKLAAHAAPRLFEIRESIPKTRSGKIMRRVLKAWELGLPTGDLSTMED, via the coding sequence ATGAAAAGTGCTTTAGAAGTAACAACAATTGAATCAATCGATACTAATGCTAATCTACAAAACTATGAAAACGTTGCCAAAGAGATGGATTGGAAGAATGTTGAACAGCATTTTACTTGGTCAACAACAGGTAAAGTCAACATGATCTATGAAGCAATTGATCGTCATGTAGATGAAGGAAAAGGCGATAAAAAGGCATTTATTTATTGTGACGATAGCCGTAATGAAGAATATACATTTTCCGATTTAAGAAACTTATCGTGTAAATTTGCGAATGGATTGCGCTCATATGGAGTTGAAAAAGGCGATAGAGCTTTCATTTTCATGCCACGTAGTCCTGAACTATACATTGCAATGTTAGGAATTTTAAGAATCGGGGCCATAGCTGGACCCATGTTTGAAGCATTTATGGAAGAGGCAGTTAAAGATAGACTACTAGATAGTGGCGCCAAGGTAGTTGTAACCACACCTGAACTTCTTAAAAGAATTCCAGTAAAAGATCTGCCAGATTTACAGTATGTTATTTTGGTCGGAGCTGACGAAGCAACCGCTGATAATCAAATCCTTTATCAAAATCTATTAGCAAGTTCCGATGAATATGTAATAGAGTGGGTTGACCGTGAGGATGGAATGTTGTTGATCTATACTTCAGGTTCTACAGGAAAACCTAAAGGTGTCTTGCAAGTTCACGATGCCATGATTCATCAGTATTTAGCAGGTAAATGGGTCTATGATTTAAAAGAGGACGATGTCTATTGGTGTACAGCAGATCCAGGCTGGGTAACTGGTACATCTGCCGGAATGTGGTCGCCTTGGTTGAACGGAGTTACCAATGTACTTCGCGGCGGACGATTTGACGCTAATGAATGGTTTTCTACATTAGAAAAGTATCAAGTATCCGTATGGTTTAGTGCACCAACAGCTTTCCGTTTGCTCATGAGCAGTGGAAATGAACTTCCAAAAAAATATGATATTTCTAAGTTACGCCATATTTTATCAGCAGGAGAGCCATTAAATCCTGAAGTAATCCGGTGGGGACTTGAAACACTAAATTTACGAATTCATGATAATTGGTGGATGACTGAAACTGGATCTTCTATTTGTGCAAATTTCCGTTGTAATCCAATCCGCCCAGGATCCATGGGAAAACCATTACCTGGTATCGAGGTTAGTATTATTGATGATCATGGAAATGAGCTTCCTCCTAACCATATGGGGAACCTTGCAATTAAACCACAATGGCCTGCCATGGTTCGAACTATATGGAATCACCCTGATCGTTATGAACAATATTTCTTAAAAGGTTGGTTTATAACAGGAGACTCAGCATATAAGGATACTGATGGGTATTTTTGGTTCGAAGGTCGGGTTGATGATGTAATCAACACATCAGGAGAACGAGTTGGGCCGTTTGAAGTAGAAAGCAAGCTAGTTGAGCATCCTGCTGTTGCAGAAGCAGGTGTTATCGGTGTACCAGATCCTGTTCGCGGTGAAATCATTAAAGCCTTCATCACATTGCGACCTGGATATGTTGAAAGTCAGGAATTGCTAGACGATATCCGAAACCTTGTTAAAACAAAACTTGCTGCCCACGCAGCACCTCGTTTATTTGAAATCCGTGAGTCCATTCCAAAAACACGCTCTGGTAAAATCATGCGGCGTGTTCTGAAAGCCTGGGAACTTGGACTTCCAACAGGTGATTTATCTACAATGGAAGATTAA
- a CDS encoding putative quinol monooxygenase, whose protein sequence is MIIIHATFHVNSAEQDTFLEEIQPLIAASRAESGNVFYGLQKDTEKENVYTMVEVWQDIQAVASHNSSEHFTSFSAKAKELLTEPLDVKIFEGQQLNK, encoded by the coding sequence TTGATTATTATTCATGCTACTTTCCATGTTAATTCAGCTGAGCAGGATACTTTTTTGGAGGAGATTCAACCGTTGATTGCTGCTTCGAGAGCGGAAAGCGGAAATGTTTTTTATGGTCTTCAAAAAGATACAGAAAAAGAAAATGTATATACAATGGTTGAAGTTTGGCAAGATATTCAAGCTGTTGCTAGTCATAATTCTAGTGAGCATTTCACATCATTTAGTGCTAAAGCGAAAGAACTCTTGACTGAACCATTAGATGTTAAAATATTTGAGGGGCAACAATTGAACAAATAG